The genomic stretch TACTACAACAACAACACCATCATCACCAGCATCCACTGGTTCAAGTTGGTGTGTTGCTAGCCAAAGTGCATCACAAATGGCATTGCAAGTTGCTTTGGACTATGCTTGTGGCCATGGTGGCACTGATTGCTCAGAAATTCAGCCGGGACGAAGCTGTTACAACCCAAATAGTGTCCGGGATCATGCTTCTTACGCATTCAATAACTATTATCAGAAGAATCCAGTTCCAAATTGTTGCAACTTTGGTGGAACTGCTATGATCACTAGCACTGACCCAAGTAAGTCACCATTTTATACTACCGTTTGTAAACTCTATGTCATACTGCAAAGGACTTATAGCTCAAGTTTTTAAAACCATCTATCCTTGCACCCGAGATCCTGTTTTCAATTAAAAAGATTTGTCACGcttttcttctttccttctaAATGATCTCTGGTTTTGCTACAATGTTCTCAGGTACAGGGTCTTGTCAATATCCGTCTACTAGGTAATTTACTCTCTCATGTTTTCGTACCTCCTTTTTCATTTAgaaagataaaaattaatatttgtaTATTCATATTGCGTCTGCAGCACAAGTTCATCAGTCTTGAACACAACAAATACTAGTGGCTCAATTGTGTTTGGTGCGGTCCCTTCAGGCCCTACCACCTCAGCAGCAACAGTAGATGCAAACACACACAGCCTGCAAAATATTTTGTTCATCATGGCATGTTTGATGCTGTTTTTGCGGCCTAATTTTAAGTTGAGATGAATCTTGTAATAGATATGCCATTCTTACTGAGGAAAGAGAACTaggtagagagaaagagagcataTGTGATGGATTGTCACGCCTCGGACCTCGGGTCTCGGGTCCAGAGCGTCTCATGAATTCTTGTAGGGCTACAGCCATAAGggtttttgtttagtttgagAGCAGCAACATATAAACATAATGAAACAATCTTGTAccatttgtaattaaaaaaaattaatgaaaatggtttgaaaactttgaattttaattataatgacaaaataaacggtaaagtgaatagtaataagattaactttttagtataaaaatataatttttcgttaaagtgaacagtaccacgaactttttgttaaaactcccttgtaATTAAGGGGAATAGAAATTTTGATTGGACCTTGGATGATGGTATAGTTAACGGCCTTCGCTGGTTTGGGCTTTGATCTAGAGTCTACACCAGTAACCACCTTCAATAAACTCCTCAAACCATTTTTCATTTTGCAACATAAATTTTGGGGCGTGGTCATAGACTCATAAATCTTGTACTTCCTATTGTGCTATCATTAtattgacaaattaaaaaaacacaatattgatcaaaaaattaaaacacaaaattaacaaaagatcAACAAATGCATTGATTATTActattttctaaaaaatattCATCCGTGCACTTGAGGTCCTGTATTCTCATTCTCCCTCGCCCAATATCGCTCgagtcaaaaacaaaaatccgtAATACCAAATAATCTTCATATCCTTCATTGCTTTTCCATCAAATACAAAAATAGGTTAGGTACATACGTAGTTCTTTTCTTTGCCCACTTTTAATATAATTGTATGTGGAGCACATGGGATTGGGGGGACCCCTAAACATATACAAACCAATGTCCACTCATATTTGCTTCATCTCATTATTCTGTCTTGGTTCTTCGTTTCTTATCCATCAATCACTTTGattcctttttcctttcttttcttacaCTTTCTCTCTACAATGGAGGACCAACAATCCCTCTTCTAACCCCTTATCCATGGAAAACCAGTAAACCCTATTTTAGAAAACGACCATACTATTTATGCACCGAATAGTGGTATCCTCGTTCGTTTTCTCTCATCAGACTACTCGCAATCTATGCAAACCACGAAGCATCCAAAGGGTTTGACATAAGCATCGTAAACGATGCCAAAGACTCTGTCGCCTATCGACGCTTCAACCTCCTCTACATCTCCAACGACAAGGCCACCCGCATTATCCTCTACGTTAGTCGAACACATTTTTTAGTCTGACGacgatcatcatcatcatcctaaGAAGCACGTAAACCAAGTCGTTTTGAAGCTTTCTAGCATGAGCTCGACTTCCTCTAACATTGGTGAACAACTTTATATGGCACAAGTACACCAATATTGGAGTCATTGTCCACTTCTCACCCAACAAAGAAGTTGgcctttttttccttcaaataaGGCCTTCAATCATGGAACATGCCAAACATGCATTGGACTTGGTCTTACGTGGCAAGATGCGTGTCTGGATATGGAACGGCGAGGCCTGCGCTCCACCAGAGTTTATAGACGGCATGGTGGAGTACACAAGGATGGTGGCTGGACGCTCATTTGGTCACATGAAAAGTTAAGGCACAGTCACTGGCACCAAACAGCCGGAGTGTGACAAGTTCTGGTGGAAGGGCAAAGACCCTGAAGCGGTGGTGCAATGTCATCCAACGGTTAAACGGGGTTGTGAAGGACAAGTGGCACGATCGGATGGTGGCTGATGCATTAGGCATGCATTGCAATATTTTTGT from Pyrus communis chromosome 7, drPyrComm1.1, whole genome shotgun sequence encodes the following:
- the LOC137741174 gene encoding PLASMODESMATA CALLOSE-BINDING PROTEIN 1-like, which gives rise to MGGRFIYPITPISCLLLLLGIFFCSGLNVTKKEKNIGHVKEKDQENKGLKFPETLISTTQRDITTPITTVPTITPTNPASSTPIVNPNSNPADSIVPVTSSPSMTPFTTTTTPSSPASTGSSWCVASQSASQMALQVALDYACGHGGTDCSEIQPGRSCYNPNSVRDHASYAFNNYYQKNPVPNCCNFGGTAMITSTDPSTGSCQYPSTSTSSSVLNTTNTSGSIVFGAVPSGPTTSAATVDANTHSLQNILFIMACLMLFLRPNFKLR